A part of Mucilaginibacter defluvii genomic DNA contains:
- a CDS encoding acyl-CoA desaturase produces the protein MYILIFFLAHWFLSLFFQTFYLHRYASHRMFSTHKVNERIFHFLTFLFQGASFLNPRAYALMHREHHAYSDTEKDPHSPHFFRDVFQMMYYTSKSYGEHVRRLKEPEHRFNGYCPEWTLVDRWGSTIVSRLFFIAFYTWFYITFATAWWMFLLLPIHFLMGPIHGAIVNWCGHKYGYSNFDNGDKSKNSTPFDFLMLGELFQNNHHRHPNKANFGAKWFEVDPVYPVMKVMHWIRIIKLRKPAAA, from the coding sequence GTGTATATTTTAATTTTCTTTTTAGCGCACTGGTTTCTGTCATTATTTTTCCAGACCTTTTATTTGCACCGCTATGCATCGCACCGCATGTTCAGCACCCACAAGGTAAATGAGCGCATTTTCCACTTTTTAACCTTTTTATTTCAGGGCGCATCGTTCCTTAACCCACGCGCTTATGCGCTGATGCACCGCGAACACCATGCTTACAGCGATACGGAAAAGGATCCGCATTCGCCGCACTTTTTCAGGGATGTATTCCAGATGATGTATTACACCTCAAAAAGCTATGGTGAGCACGTTAGGCGCCTGAAAGAGCCTGAACATCGCTTTAACGGCTACTGCCCGGAGTGGACGCTGGTTGACCGTTGGGGATCAACCATTGTATCGCGTTTATTCTTCATCGCGTTCTATACCTGGTTTTATATCACCTTTGCTACCGCCTGGTGGATGTTCCTGTTACTGCCTATACATTTTTTGATGGGCCCTATTCATGGCGCCATTGTTAACTGGTGCGGCCATAAGTATGGTTACTCAAACTTTGATAACGGCGATAAATCAAAAAACTCAACCCCGTTTGACTTTTTGATGCTTGGCGAGCTTTTCCAGAATAACCACCACCGCCACCCGAACAAAGCCAACTTTGGCGCTAAATGGTTTGAGGTTGACCCGGTTTATCCTGTAATGAAGGTTATGCACTGGATCAGGATCATAAAATTACGAAAGCCGGCAGCGGCTTAA
- a CDS encoding pyridoxal phosphate-dependent aminotransferase, which produces MSASLLAQNLRGSEIIKIAAEINELKRRGENIANLTIGDFDSNIYPIPAKLKQGIVEAYNENQTNYPPADGVLDLRQSVSKFLSERYGLEYAAANEIIISGGSRPLIYSIYLAIVDPGDKVVFPTPSWNNNHYCDLLTADGVMLATLPENNFMPTADELRPHIKGAALLALCSPLNPTGTMFSKEALEEICDMVIEENKSRSEGEKPLYLLYDQIYSQLTFGEHKHYNPVSLRPKLRDYTIFVDGGSKCFAATGVRVGWGFGPAAVINSMKTIVGHMGAWAPKAEQVSMARFLADNTAVDSYLADIKGNVQASLTSLYQGFQQLKSEGFSVDAIEPMGAIYLTIKVDYLGKTTPDGKVLETATDINFYLITNAGIALVPFSAFGTGEDEAWFRASVGTITNEDIKLTIPRIKAALEKLS; this is translated from the coding sequence ATGAGTGCATCGTTATTAGCGCAAAACCTGCGCGGATCTGAGATCATTAAAATTGCTGCTGAAATAAATGAGCTTAAACGCCGCGGCGAAAACATCGCCAACTTAACCATCGGCGATTTCGACTCGAACATATACCCGATACCTGCAAAATTAAAGCAAGGTATTGTTGAGGCCTATAACGAAAATCAAACCAATTACCCGCCTGCCGATGGCGTGCTCGACCTGCGCCAGAGTGTATCCAAATTCCTGAGCGAGCGATACGGTTTGGAGTACGCTGCCGCTAACGAGATCATCATCTCCGGCGGATCGCGCCCGTTGATCTATTCCATTTACCTTGCCATTGTTGATCCGGGCGATAAAGTAGTATTCCCTACCCCATCATGGAACAACAACCACTATTGCGACCTGCTTACCGCCGATGGTGTTATGCTGGCTACGCTACCAGAAAATAACTTTATGCCTACGGCAGATGAACTTCGTCCGCATATTAAGGGCGCCGCTTTGCTGGCGCTTTGTTCGCCGCTGAACCCAACCGGTACCATGTTCAGCAAAGAAGCCCTGGAAGAGATTTGCGATATGGTGATCGAAGAGAATAAAAGCCGCAGCGAAGGAGAAAAGCCTTTGTATCTGCTGTACGACCAGATATATTCGCAATTAACCTTTGGTGAGCACAAACATTATAACCCGGTAAGCCTGCGCCCGAAATTGCGCGACTACACCATATTTGTAGACGGCGGTTCAAAATGTTTTGCGGCTACCGGCGTACGGGTTGGCTGGGGCTTTGGTCCGGCGGCCGTTATTAACAGCATGAAGACTATCGTGGGCCACATGGGTGCCTGGGCGCCAAAAGCCGAGCAGGTATCTATGGCCCGCTTTTTAGCAGACAACACCGCCGTTGACAGTTATCTTGCCGATATTAAAGGCAACGTGCAAGCCAGCCTGACAAGCCTGTACCAGGGTTTTCAGCAATTGAAAAGTGAAGGCTTTAGTGTTGACGCTATTGAGCCGATGGGTGCCATTTACCTCACTATAAAGGTTGATTACCTGGGTAAAACCACTCCGGATGGTAAAGTGCTTGAAACGGCTACCGATATTAATTTTTACCTGATCACCAACGCGGGTATCGCACTAGTGCCCTTCTCGGCCTTTGGCACAGGCGAGGACGAAGCCTGGTTCCGCGCGTCAGTGGGTACCATTACCAATGAGGATATTAAACTCACCATACCACGCATTAAAGCCGCTTTAGAGAAATTAAGCTAA
- a CDS encoding SAM-dependent methyltransferase — protein sequence MPAGTLYLIPVPLADDTAAKAFTPYLVDTINSIKEYIVENEKTARRFLKEAGLKTPQSELIIHDYGKHNRDKLTNDFFKGLLAGNDVGLMSEAGCPGVADPGAEIVAEAHRKGIKVVPLVGPSSILLALMASGFNGQSFTFHGYLPIDKVQRGKRVKELETQAERFKQTQIFIETPFRNNPMLEEILKSGNPKTLLCIACNITGADEMIATKTLADWKKQPPDLHKKPTIFLLFR from the coding sequence ATGCCAGCAGGAACACTTTATTTGATACCCGTACCGCTTGCCGACGATACCGCGGCCAAAGCATTCACACCCTATCTGGTTGATACCATCAACAGCATAAAAGAGTATATTGTAGAGAATGAAAAAACAGCCCGCCGTTTTTTAAAGGAAGCGGGTTTGAAAACGCCACAAAGCGAGCTTATTATTCACGATTACGGCAAGCACAACCGCGATAAGCTGACCAACGATTTTTTTAAAGGCCTGTTAGCCGGTAATGATGTTGGTTTGATGAGCGAGGCAGGCTGCCCGGGTGTTGCCGACCCAGGTGCTGAAATAGTAGCCGAAGCCCACCGTAAAGGTATTAAGGTGGTGCCGCTGGTTGGGCCTAGTTCCATTTTACTGGCGCTGATGGCTTCCGGCTTTAACGGGCAAAGCTTTACCTTTCATGGCTATTTGCCGATTGATAAAGTGCAGCGCGGCAAACGCGTTAAGGAGCTGGAAACACAGGCCGAACGCTTTAAGCAAACGCAAATATTTATTGAAACGCCCTTTCGTAACAACCCCATGCTGGAAGAGATTTTGAAAAGCGGCAACCCGAAAACACTACTCTGCATTGCCTGCAACATTACCGGCGCCGACGAGATGATTGCTACCAAAACCCTGGCCGACTGGAAAAAACAGCCACCCGATCTGCATAAAAAACCAACCATTTTTTTGCTCTTTCGTTAA
- a CDS encoding FAD-dependent monooxygenase, translated as MIGGHQHTSVLIVGAGPSGLMMAAQLLRYGIQPLIIDSKDGPTRYTKALAVQARTLEIYRQLGIVDRALAEGRKASGININLQGKNIASLSFAGVGQEQTPFPFVLFYPQSKNERLLLDELTTACCPVYWSTSLINATQTDGTVTVTLNERGTEHLLTCDWLIGADGAGSTVRKQMGVSFNGDTYPNKFYLADVKLDGVPDDNIQLYLAKKGLAAFFPLPEAGSYRIIGDIPPELENKQELQLDDILPSLYKITEQHLKVNRCNWFTSYKLHHRMAAQFRQQRCFLIGDAAHVHSPVGGQGMNTGLQDACNLAWKLAGVINKKLHPAILDSYAAERMPVAKQLLKTTDRAFNIITSTHWLTSIFKRFILPRVIKRLWKEPKLRENLFRTISQTGISYRDSCINLHLSQHATIKAGDRLPYIAIFDERTQKPTDLHAWCSKPGFTLLVLGKFKEIDIFTLAKWITQKYNGSINLFYLPPSKNNVSVFDLFGIKEGQKKAIMVRPDMYIGYMNDVVDIDMMDNYLINVVGCILPDVY; from the coding sequence ATGATAGGCGGGCATCAGCATACCAGTGTTTTAATAGTTGGCGCGGGCCCTTCGGGATTGATGATGGCGGCACAATTGTTACGCTACGGCATTCAACCGCTTATAATTGACAGCAAGGACGGCCCCACGCGCTACACCAAAGCTTTAGCCGTACAAGCCCGAACTTTGGAAATATACCGGCAGCTGGGTATTGTGGATCGTGCGCTTGCCGAAGGTAGAAAAGCATCCGGCATAAACATTAATCTGCAAGGCAAAAACATCGCTTCGCTTTCATTTGCCGGCGTTGGCCAAGAGCAGACGCCCTTCCCGTTTGTGTTGTTTTATCCGCAAAGCAAAAATGAGCGCCTGCTGCTGGATGAACTTACCACTGCCTGCTGCCCTGTTTATTGGAGCACATCGCTTATAAACGCTACGCAAACTGATGGTACTGTAACGGTAACACTAAACGAGCGGGGTACAGAACATCTGCTAACCTGCGATTGGCTGATAGGTGCCGACGGGGCCGGAAGTACCGTACGCAAGCAGATGGGCGTAAGCTTTAATGGTGATACTTACCCCAATAAGTTTTACCTGGCCGATGTGAAACTGGATGGCGTGCCCGATGATAACATACAGCTTTATCTTGCTAAAAAGGGATTGGCCGCATTTTTCCCGCTGCCCGAAGCAGGGAGCTACAGAATTATTGGTGACATTCCCCCTGAACTGGAAAACAAGCAGGAACTGCAACTGGATGACATTTTGCCGTCGCTTTACAAAATAACAGAACAACATTTAAAAGTCAACCGCTGCAATTGGTTTACTAGCTATAAACTGCATCATCGTATGGCGGCGCAATTCAGGCAGCAGCGTTGTTTCTTAATTGGCGATGCCGCACATGTGCACTCCCCTGTTGGCGGGCAAGGCATGAACACCGGCCTTCAGGATGCCTGCAACCTGGCCTGGAAACTCGCAGGTGTTATTAATAAAAAATTACACCCGGCAATACTGGATAGCTATGCGGCCGAACGCATGCCTGTTGCCAAACAATTGCTTAAAACTACCGACAGGGCTTTTAACATTATTACCTCAACCCATTGGCTTACCTCAATATTTAAACGTTTTATACTGCCACGCGTTATTAAACGCCTATGGAAAGAGCCCAAATTACGGGAAAACCTATTTCGCACCATATCTCAAACCGGCATCAGCTATCGCGATAGCTGCATTAACCTGCATTTGAGTCAGCACGCTACAATCAAGGCCGGCGACCGCCTGCCTTATATAGCAATATTTGACGAGCGCACACAAAAACCAACCGACCTGCATGCCTGGTGCAGCAAGCCCGGCTTTACATTATTGGTGCTGGGTAAGTTTAAGGAGATAGATATATTTACCCTGGCCAAATGGATAACGCAGAAATATAACGGCAGCATAAATTTATTCTACCTGCCGCCATCAAAAAATAACGTTTCGGTGTTTGATCTCTTCGGGATTAAAGAGGGCCAAAAAAAAGCCATCATGGTACGGCCCGATATGTACATAGGTTATATGAACGATGTGGTTGATATTGATATGATGGATAATTATTTAATAAACGTAGTGGGATGCATCCTTCCTGATGTTTACTAA
- a CDS encoding tRNA-(ms[2]io[6]A)-hydroxylase yields the protein MSEKTILKLQLPTDPNWVKNVVESNIEEILTDHAFCEQKAASNAITLIVQNPNLSDLVQEMAALVQEEMDHFKRVHDIILERGYVLGRERKDNYVNELVKFMKKGGNRNEQLIDRLLFAAMIEARSCERFKVLSENINDQQLSEFYHELMISEATHYATFIRLARKYTEGIDVDKRWKEFLDYEAQVIQNYGKSETIHG from the coding sequence GTGAGCGAAAAAACCATTTTAAAACTGCAACTGCCTACCGACCCCAACTGGGTAAAAAATGTAGTAGAAAGCAATATTGAAGAAATACTGACCGACCATGCTTTTTGCGAGCAAAAGGCAGCCAGCAATGCTATTACCCTGATTGTACAAAATCCCAACCTGTCTGACCTGGTACAGGAAATGGCGGCACTGGTTCAGGAAGAAATGGACCACTTTAAACGCGTGCACGATATTATTCTGGAGCGCGGCTATGTACTTGGCCGTGAACGTAAGGATAATTACGTAAACGAACTGGTAAAATTCATGAAGAAAGGCGGTAACCGTAACGAGCAATTGATTGACCGTTTGCTTTTTGCCGCCATGATAGAGGCACGCAGTTGCGAGCGTTTTAAGGTGCTGTCCGAAAATATAAATGATCAGCAGTTATCAGAATTTTATCATGAGTTGATGATAAGCGAGGCTACGCATTATGCCACCTTTATCCGCCTGGCCCGAAAATATACCGAGGGTATTGATGTGGATAAACGTTGGAAAGAGTTTTTGGATTACGAAGCGCAGGTGATCCAAAACTATGGCAAAAGCGAAACCATCCACGGGTAG
- a CDS encoding type II toxin-antitoxin system RelE/ParE family toxin, with protein sequence MVRIIFSKTAKTDLKEIVDYIKRDSANYAALEKRKIMSAIDRLAIQPEIGTVLSTISIKYRKMVFGNYLVIYTIISPEQINILSVHHHARSFTNNPAFKDDD encoded by the coding sequence ATGGTGAGAATCATATTCTCCAAAACTGCTAAAACTGATCTCAAAGAAATAGTTGATTACATCAAGCGGGATTCTGCTAATTATGCGGCACTCGAGAAACGCAAAATCATGAGCGCGATTGACCGGTTAGCAATCCAGCCCGAAATAGGTACGGTATTATCTACAATCAGCATCAAGTACCGTAAAATGGTATTTGGCAATTACTTGGTTATTTATACCATCATCTCTCCGGAGCAAATAAACATCCTTTCCGTACACCACCACGCGCGCTCTTTTACCAATAACCCTGCTTTTAAGGATGATGATTAA
- the nadD gene encoding nicotinate (nicotinamide) nucleotide adenylyltransferase, producing MNIGLLFGSFNPIHIGHLIIANYMANHTKLDKVWLVVSPQNPLKKYGDLINMYDRLEMAKLATDNSTSIEVSDVELRLPQPSYTIDTLAHLKEKYPQHEFALIMGSDNLISLPKWKNYKLILRDYQIYVYPRPGYENAELASHPSVTITMTPLMELSATFIRKSIAEKKNVQYFVPDAVLEFIRNKNLYS from the coding sequence ATGAATATAGGCTTGTTATTCGGTTCGTTTAACCCTATACATATAGGGCACTTAATTATAGCCAACTATATGGCCAATCATACTAAACTTGATAAAGTATGGCTGGTAGTGTCGCCGCAAAACCCGCTTAAAAAGTATGGCGACCTGATCAATATGTACGACAGGCTGGAGATGGCTAAACTGGCTACTGACAACTCAACCTCTATAGAAGTGAGTGATGTGGAGTTACGATTGCCTCAACCATCGTATACCATTGATACGCTTGCTCACCTTAAAGAAAAATACCCGCAGCACGAGTTTGCGCTCATTATGGGTTCTGACAACCTGATCTCGCTGCCTAAATGGAAAAACTATAAACTCATTTTGCGAGATTACCAGATATACGTATATCCGCGGCCCGGTTACGAGAACGCCGAACTGGCATCGCATCCATCCGTAACCATTACCATGACACCGTTGATGGAGCTATCGGCAACATTCATCCGCAAATCCATCGCCGAAAAAAAGAACGTACAATATTTTGTGCCTGATGCGGTGCTGGAGTTTATCCGCAATAAAAACTTGTATAGTTAA
- the gmk gene encoding guanylate kinase: MEGKLIIFSAPSGAGKTTIVHHLLGKMPELEFSISATTRQPRGAETHGQDYYFISKEEFLHLIAKKYFVEFEEVYTGTFYGTLRTEIERIWSKGKTVIFDIDVEGGLHLKRKYADQALAIFVQPPSMDVLKQRLSGRGTDSQEKLNERFAKAEKELSYAPRFDVILKNYDLDTACAEAEELVRNFINP, translated from the coding sequence ATGGAAGGTAAACTTATTATATTCTCCGCACCATCCGGAGCGGGTAAAACCACTATTGTGCATCACCTGCTTGGAAAAATGCCGGAGCTTGAATTTTCAATTTCGGCCACTACAAGGCAGCCGCGGGGTGCCGAAACACACGGACAGGATTATTACTTCATCAGCAAAGAGGAGTTTTTACACCTGATCGCCAAAAAATACTTTGTAGAGTTTGAGGAGGTATATACAGGCACCTTTTACGGTACCCTGCGTACCGAGATAGAGCGCATCTGGAGCAAAGGCAAAACCGTGATATTTGATATCGATGTAGAGGGCGGCCTCCATCTTAAACGTAAATACGCAGACCAGGCCTTAGCCATATTTGTACAACCACCGTCAATGGACGTGTTAAAGCAGCGGCTGAGCGGCCGGGGTACTGATAGCCAGGAAAAACTTAACGAGCGTTTTGCCAAAGCTGAAAAAGAGCTGTCTTATGCACCCAGGTTTGATGTTATCCTGAAAAATTACGATCTTGATACTGCCTGCGCCGAAGCTGAAGAACTGGTAAGAAATTTCATTAACCCCTAA